The proteins below come from a single Zea mays cultivar B73 chromosome 8, Zm-B73-REFERENCE-NAM-5.0, whole genome shotgun sequence genomic window:
- the LOC103637357 gene encoding WW domain-containing protein C11B10.08, which translates to MRSPIRGGMLPLHVAAAVVVTMLAFPAAVVLGIATDEDCKCFMCVCDLDPHPLPPEVPTHHPPPAQPEPVPSPPPPPPSPSPPPPAPALPVYYPPQTGYYYYPPQPYGYPAGEMYPRDDNRRESKSDAARRHGSCGRASLALAAALACGVLALLLRSAAA; encoded by the coding sequence ATGAGAAGCCCAATCCGAGGCGGAATGCTGCCGCTCCATGTCGCGGCCGCGGTGGTGGTCACCATGCTCGCGTTCCCGGCGGCGGTAGTGCTGGGCATCGCCACCGACGAGGACTGCAAGTGCTTCATGTGCGTCTGCGACCTGGACCCGCACCCGCTGCCGCCAGAGGTGCCGACCCACCACCCTCCGCCGGCGCAGCCGGAGCCGGTCCCTTCGCCGCCCCCGCCGCCCCCGTCCCCATCGCCACCACCGCCGGCGCCGGCGCTCCCGGTGTACTACCCGCCACAGACCGGGTACTACTACTACCCGCCGCAGCCGTACGGGTACCCGGCGGGGGAGATGTACCCGCGGGACGACAACAGGCGGGAGTCCAAGTCTGATGCGGCCCGGCGGCACGGCAGCTGCGGGCGCGCCAGCTTGGCTCTCGCCGCCGCGCTCGCGTGCGGGGTGCTGGCTCTGCTTCTGCGCTCCGCAGCAGCTTGA